ACCAGCTATATTACCATTGTACTGATTACGGGTAAACCCATAATCATAACTCAATTCCTCTCCAAAATAATTAGTAGTACTGGTCGTATTTACATATGCTTTATTGATGCCCTGCAACCAACCGCGAATATTATAGGTATAAGTAATTGTGTCCAACTGGGTAGAAGTACCTGTCACATTGAGCCTTTTACGCTGTAATAGTCCAAGTTCATCATACGTATTAGCTGCAATAGTCTGATCCAGGGTCGTAACGTCGTTTATACGCTTGATCACGCTTAGCAACCTTCCTCCTGCATCATATGAATTCATCGTTAACAGTGTAGTTTGTGGGGTCAGTGAACTCCTCGAATTCGAATGACGAAGATACGTGCTGAGAACTTTCCCATTAAAATCAAACAGGCTTGTACTAATATCTTTTCCCCCGGTTTGATTTTCTCCTATTGTTTGTATTGTTCTCCCTTTATCATCATAATATATCGTTGCTGTCAGCCATTGATCAGTACCCAGTACCCTCACTTTAGCTCCTGTTGTCAATCCTTGCGTCAATGAACTGGGACTGGAAGGTAACGCTTCTGAATACGGATTTGAACCTCCCTGAGGCTTGGAAACATCTGCTGATACATAGCCCAATGCACCGGTATAACTATAATTATCATAATAATTATATGTTAATGGAGTCAGACTACTGGCACTAACTGATGGCAACGCATTGGTCGCTGCAACGGTGGTCGTACCAGCACTACCAGTGGTGATTTCTGCCGTAATTTCAACTCCACCCGTGGATTCAAAACCAGGAATGATTGTTATGCTATTGCTTGCTGTATAAGATGTTGTTATTCCGTCATAACTATTTAATACCAGATCTGACTGAATAGGGAAACTATAAGATATGCTCTGACTACCAGTTACCGAAGTATTCAAACTGGCCTGCAATGCTTCCCTTGTGGTAGTTGCCTTATAGATGGCAGTCATGGAAACACGGTTCAGATTATCATAAAAATTACCAAGCCACTCCTGGGGCGATGTAGCCCGTTGCACTGAATCCTGGGTAAAGACTACTCTGTCACGCACATCATATACTATATAGACAGCACCTGCTCCCGGTATTCTTTTAACCACTATCCGGTCACGGTCGTCAAACTGATATTGAAAACATAACTCATTCGCTATACTAGCAGTAACAGCCCAGCTATTGGCTATAACCGCATTGGTAGCAAGCGGAGGCATTACAAATACAAGGCGGCCCAGGTCATCATAAATGTAATAGGTACAAAGCCACCCTTCATGAGAGCCATATACCGATGAGATCAATTTTTTGACAAGTATTACACGATTGCTTTTATCAGTAAATACAACTGTCTGCTGACCATTTTCATCAATGTCAACATTTTTATGCAATGTTCCATGCGTATAAATTCCGCCACTGACAGGCAAACCTGTAGTAAAATTCCAGATTCTAACCTCATCACTGGCACTGTTGAGCAGATATTGTTTCTGAACCGGGTTAGCGGCCCAGCTATTTCCTGGAGCTGCCACCTTCAATATCCTGCTTAATGGAGACGCTTCATAAGTATTTTGACTGTAATAAATACTTTCTCCAACGATTCCGGAGTTCAGTGTGCTGCTTTGATAAAAAGTCTTTTGACTATTGAATGGATCTGTTTTAAAGCTACCATCACTTGTATTACCACTTTGCTGTGCGTAAGGAAGATACTGATATTGTTCTCTGCCATATGGGTCATATAGTTGTGGCTGTACGATATCCTTTCCTGCAGGACTGGTTCCCTTTGATACCGTCTGTATAGTCCGGCCCAATCCATCAAGATATTCCGTACTCATCTTTACTTCCATCACTGTACGCGAAGAAGCACTAACAACCGCCGTATCTGAAGTCGGCATGGAAGGAGTCCAGGTACGTACATAATTAATTATACCTGATGAATACGCAGCCGGTACAGCGACCGGGGTTGCAGTTGGTCTTGTGGAAGTGGCCACTGGTATATTTTGGGCATACAATGCATGACCTATCAGCAAAGCCACCCCAATGAATATTTTTTTCATAAGTAATCGGGTTATTGGGTGATAGGTTGTGCAAATTGATAATTCATCTGCTTGAGGATTTTACCATTCTGATCTTTAATTACGATCAACCTTCCAAACAGATCATATTCATAATATGACGTTCTGCCAGCAGGGTCGGTTTCACTGGTAACACCTATCAGGGGTTTAAATGTGTAACTGCTCACAAGCACATTGGTCAGGCCGGTCCTCAACTTCTTCAATTCTGTCCTCAGCACATCATCACCCGAAGGATTTCTGATGACACTGGTACTTACCTGTGCAATCGCACTTGCATATGTAGTACCCGTAATCTTCGCTACAGGATAACAATTATTATATCCCCATATATATGCCTCTGTAACATCATTCACCTTATTTTGCTCAATTATATTTCCAACACTATCATACCTGCTAAAACTAATTTTCGCATCGTAATTCACATCCTTAATAATATTTCCGCTGCTGATATAAGCCGGAGTAAAAGACGCCTGTGCTGTTGTTCGCTTCAATGTAAATGCCGTGTCTATCTGCACCTGTATCCCTGCCATCGCCGGCACTGTCTTATACTTTATAAACTTCCCACCTAAAGTAGTCGTCACGCCACTTTTTATCTGCTGCATATACTGCTCAATCACTAAATTATGTATACTACTATCCTGCATTGTCTTAATGGCCGCCAACCCAGCACTCAATGTACCAGCAGGAATAGTATAATCAGTCGGATACTTCGTATACGTCCACACATCATCCCCCTTTGAATTCGTCGTATGTACACGCGTAGGTTGTATATGATCCATGTTATCATAGTAAGTATCTACTACGCTCACCAGGGAATCCGTTCCGGCATATTCCGTCGTTGTCGTTTTGCTAAGCAGAGCTCCATCACTACGATAACTATAATAATTAGAACTAAAATGCTCCCAGGGATATCCTACATAATAAGTCCATTTCTCCCTATAGGCGGCCTTCCACGCCTGAACATTTCCCTTCAGGAAAGTAGTATATATATTCTCCTGCTTTGTCAACAATTTCCCTGTGTTATCATAAGTATACTGTGCCTTTAGCATGCCCTTTTCAGGGTCTACATTCGTAGATGGACCAAAGGGATAGCTATTCAAACCTGAAGAATTATTACCTAAGGCATACACATATCTGATACTCCCATTCTGATTATCTGTTTCCAATACCTCTTTGTAAACCACACCACCACCGCTGGTTTCTATTTCATTATTAGCAGCAGAAGTCCTGTAAGTCATATCACAAGCCAACTCCTCATACGCACCGTTATTAGTGTTAGCACCAGGGGCTGGTTTCCATACAGTCATTCTATATTTATACACCGGTTTATTGGTCAGATAACCTGATGACATAGATGTGTTTCCAGATAGGTTGTAAGTATAGCTCTTAATGATATCATTAGCATGATTGATACCATCATAAGTTGTCATAGCCTTCAATCGAAGCCCACCTCCCGTTGCAATCGCGGTCGTAGCTGTAATTGCCTTGTATGTCAGATCAACAGTTACTTTTTCGTAAGAAGCCGTTGGCTCGGAATGCTCTGTCATCATCACAATATGATACTCCCCTGAATCAACAGGTATATACTGGGTACCACTTCCTATATTCGAAGTTGCACCAGTCTGCATGTTCCGGAGGATAAGAGAATTAATATTACCTAAGGATGAGGTACGGGTTACAATAGCTTTTATATACTGGAAGTAAGGTATATTCACTATAATACTGTCTATCTTATAATCAGGATAAGTCGTATTCCCATTCACACCCGTCGTCACTGACTTTGATGCTGTCAGTATCTGATAAACAGCATCATTCACCTCTATCGAATTGCTGTAATGACTATAAGTATTACTCTCATAAGTAAAGGTAGTATTGCCGCCTGTCGGATAAGTTATACTCTCTAATATATCTGCCTTTGTGTAGGTAAAATTAGGTTCCCTATCGCCGCCAGAGGTAACACTATCAGAAGGTAACAGGGAGTAATTTTTTGCTCCATTATAATACCCCCAGTGGTCCTGTGAAAAGGAATTGATAGCCGGTAAATGCGTACTATTATAACTAAGTGTATAAGACCCAATCACATTATTATTAACATCTGCCTGACTCACCTTTGTCAACATTAACCTTACAGGTGTGGTATAAGTAAACAGGTACTTATTCAGATCTGTATATACATTATTAAATCCTGAAGAATAGGTGATATCACTCAATGCATAAAAAGGATCACTACTGGAATTAGTAACATCCGTCCTTACTGTATTATAATTGAAAGTGACTTTGCCTCCAGGAAAAGTAATAGTTTTCAAAGTCTGCTGTTGGCAGACACGGTTGTTGTAGCAGGTAGAAAGCGTAGGCGTAGCACCGGGACAACCCTGAATAGAAACACCAGAGACTAGCACGGAAGGAGAACTGGTTTCGGTTTGTGTAACTGATGGTGCCGATAATCCCTTATCTAATTCATAGGTAAAGTCAATCGTCCGCTTACTTTTAGGCAGAATGATCTGTGTGAGGTACCAGGAAGATGGATAGGTTTCATCAGAACCTCCGCAGGAGGAAACTGATATTGTCCAATCAGTGCTGCCAAAAATATACTGCGTACCATCAGGGGTCACCATTGTAAAGTACATATTGCCATCAATGAGCGGCATCCAGGTAATCTTTATATCCCTGTAAGGTAATAACACAATCTGTTGATTAGTATCAACTACAAATTTACCGCTGATGCCTCCTACATTATAATTAAACTCATCGGGCTGCGTATCAAGCTGATTAGTCGCGGATAAATTGAACGTCTGATAATTATCAGCACTCTCCATATCTCCGGAGGCTGTGATTATAATTCTCCTTCCTCCACTACCATTCACATATCCCACTCCTGTCTCATCAGGCAGTCCCCTCACCGTACGCGAAATAACACCACCCGCATTCAATGCCCATCCCAACCCTACATTCGATGCAATATCATTTACCCTATTTCCACCTGCATGGTAAGAAAGGCTCAATTCAGTATTAAATTCATTTCCAATACTAATCTTCCCCAAAGGAATTGATATCGAAGGCAATCCATTGAACAAATTCACAGGGACATCTCCGTATTTTCCCAGAGAGGCGGCATTCGGCGCCGGAGGGGCAACATTAAAAACGGTTGGGTTAAGGTCGCTCTGTTCCTGCGCCCAAAGCTTACCTGCAAGCAATAGCAGCAGAACAGTACATAGATACCGACCTTGCTTAAAAGGAATGTATTTCATCGTTGATATTATAAGTATAGAGAAAGTTCTCATTAGGTTTTGCTACCCAAAAATAGATTTGCTCTTAGAGACTATTGCGATTCCCGATTTTTATGTATTGTTACAAACAAAATGCTAAATAAAGAAGATATAACTCCATAGTTATTGGGTTAAAAATAATAAACAAGTACCTAATCACACCCCCCGGTGTATAATTTGAGGCAAAATAAAAAAATAGAACTGTATTTCAAATAAAAATTCCAATCATTTTTCAATTGGTAAATGATAGAGATCAGCAAAAATCTATTAAAGGGTATATCTAACCATTAACAACAGGTTTCAAACTTTCACTATATGCCGCCAGTGTATATTCAACAAGAACCGGCGAATCATCATAGACAGTTCTTATAATGAGCTGATTTGCTTCAGGTCTTTGAGTTCCTTAGACAATACACGTGTAGTGATCGCAGGAATGGCACGCTGTATATCCCGAAACCTGGTTTTCAAAACTGTTCTGTTGCAAGCGCCTAACGGCTTTAAAGTTGAGCTGATTGAACTGAAAAACTCCACGCGGGAGCATCGCTTTACTGACCCATTAAATGCGGCCTCCGTTCAGGGTTATGGTCACATGGCGCTCATTGTAAAAGACCTGCATACCGTTTTCAATGAGCTGATAAACAATGGGGCATTACAGATCATTCCGATATCACCCGCAGTTAAGAAGGGCGATATATATGCTTATGTCAAAAATTTAGAAGGCAATCTGATAGAACTGATTCAAAATGGTCGCTAACCCTGATGCAACAGCTGCCCGCGATGTGCAGCTACCCATTCAATCATGTAATCTATAACAGGAGCAAGCTTTGTTGAATGGTTACAAGTTTCAGCGCGTATTTTACCAGGAGATGAAAGAAGTCACCTTAAAAATAATACCCCACCTTTAAAGAAGCTTCCGGATTTATTATTGGCAATGTAAAACGCTTATTATCCACCGCTACGTTTTTATCCCCTGCTATCCGAAGACTTAAACTTCCCCATGGAGACAGGTACAAATGCTTATACAATGTAAAATTATACCCTAAGCTCCCGTTCAACAGAAAGTTATTAAATTTCGCCGTTTGCACCTTTGCATCTGTTTGAATAGTACTATTCCAGAAAACGGGGCCGGCTCCGATCCACCAACCCTTCCAGTCCTTATTCAGAAAACGGTCTACCAGCAGTGCATAAGCATGCACCTGGTGATTGGAAAAATCCTTTTCTGTTGACCAGTCAGGCTTTTTTACAAAAGCGGTCAACGCTCTTAGTCTCCAGACATCTTTTCCAATCCATGCTCCTCCAAAATAGCCCCCCGTAGCATAGGGAAGGAAATCCAATTCCAGCCCAAACTTTATTTGACCAGGTTTATTTTCTTGCGCCTGCGAATTCAGGCAAAGACAAAGTGATAGTCCCAGAAAGAAAAACTTCAGCATTTTGTTATTAATTGTTCCGATCCAAATGTAAAGCATTCCCAAACCAGAATTCCTGTCCACGGTCAGTCCCCAGGCTATTGCATGCCAGTTTGCGGCCATTAAAATTAAAAATATTTATTATGCAGACTACCATTTCGGCCGTCTTCCGTTTAAATTTAAAAGCATTGTGTTAATTTACTTACCCAGGACGTAGATAGGTGAAGTCACTGCCAGGCGGCATTGTTGCCACCCCTTTGCAAGGATAAAATGCTATATGGAGAAAAACCGGTACAAAAATAGTCTATATAATAAAAAAGAAAAGCCGGTTCTATCGAACCGGCTTTTCTTTGTGATCCCGTTGGGACTCGAACCCAAGACCCATACATTAAAAGTGTATTGCTCTACCAACTGAGCTACGGAATCTGTTCCCATTTTCTCTCAAACGGGACGCGAAGATAATAGTTTCTATTTACTCCCCAAATATTTTTTTGAATTTTTTACTACCGAAGATCCTCTCACCTTCATCTTCGTTTTCAAAACCACCTCTCGTGGTTCCGCTGAAACCTTCTCCGGATCAAGCCTGTCAAGCAATAACCCAATCACTTTATGCGCTATCTTTTCTATCGGTTGTGCTATAGCCGTTACCGGTGTAGCAAACAATTCAAAAATGTCATGATCATCAAAAGAGATCACCGCCAGATCTTCGGGTACCTTCAATTTCAACTGTGTCATAGCTTTCAAGCCACAGGAACCCGCCTGTATCGCGCCGAATAAAATCGCATCCAGCTTAGGATTGGCCACCAGGAAATCGCGTATGGTTTGCACCATGACTTTCTCTTCAGGCGTAAAATCGATTTCCAGTACATAGGGTTTTAAGCCTTCATTTTTCAATGCATTCCTATAGCCCTTCAATCGCCCCTTCATCTGCGTAAGCGAAGAGGAAAAGGTAATAAAGCCAATATTGCTATACCCCTGTTTAATCAGGTAGTTTGTAGCATTCTCCGCACTCGGCTCATTGTCGATGACTACATAATCCGTCTTTACTTTTGGTAAGTAACGATCGAACATCACCACCGGCATTCCTGCTTTGATCAGTTCATTTACTTCCTTCTCCACTCCCGGAGGCGGAGAAATAATATACCCATCTACGCTTCTATCCTTCAATACATTGATCAGCTCTTTCGTCTTCTCCGTATCATTATCTGTACTGCAGTAGATAATCCTATACCCTTCCTTATACGCCTCATTCTCTATCAAACGGGCAATAGTCGCAAAGAATGGGTCAGAGATGCTCTCCACCATCAAACCAATAATATGAGATTTTCCCGTTCTCAACCCACGGGCAATAGGACTTGGCCGATACCCTACCTCCTGTATATATTTCTCTACCCGCTCCACCAGTTCCTCACTGATCCGCTTCTCCTCCGCCTTTCCATTCAGGATAAAAGAAACTGCTGTTTTGGAAATATTCAGGCCATCAGCAATATCCTTGATTCTTAATTTCTTCACAAGTGGTTATTTAAGATCAAAAATAGATTATTTTTTAGCCAGCCTTGGATAATTATAACCGAATAATAAAATCACGATATAACAAATGATAGGCAGATAATACGCCGCAGCCACGTTGTGGTTGGCGATCAACCCCATCAAAGGTGGAAAAATCCCACCTCCGACCACGCCCATCACGATGAAAGAAGAGGCCTGCTGCGTGTGCTTTCCCAGATTTTTCAACCCCAGGCTAAAGATAGTCGGGAACATAATGCTGAAAAAGAAATTGATCATTAACAACGCTACAAACGAAACCCATCCCCACTGCTGCGCGACTATCACACACATCACGATATTCATACCTGCAAATAGCGCCAACAGCTTATAAGGGGTAATGATACGCATCAAACCCGTACCCACAAAGCGACCTATCATCAGCAGGATCATACTCAATGAGAAAAAATACCCTGCCTTTTCATCACTCAACCCCATCACATCATGCCCATAATTGATAAAATATGCCCAGGTACCTCCCTGTGCTGCTGTATTGAAAAACTGCGCGATAGCCGCAAATACGAAGTGTTGCTGTCGGATCAGGGGCTTTGCTTCACCCAGGTCTTCATGCGTTGCATATTGCAATTTTGG
This Chitinophaga sancti DNA region includes the following protein-coding sequences:
- a CDS encoding sugar MFS transporter, whose product is MSVRPNFTERKYLTIFLFVTSLFLCWGVALTLGDVLNRHFQHVLHISKSRSGLVQLSLFGAYAVMGIPAGIFMKRFGYKRGILLGLLLYASGAFLFIPAAEAVSFNFFRLALFVLACGLATLETVAHPLIASLGDQRTSDQRINFAQSFNGLGGVIGPALGSYIILKESNDLLAVRDLYMVIGGVIATLAVVFLFIRIPKLQYATHEDLGEAKPLIRQQHFVFAAIAQFFNTAAQGGTWAYFINYGHDVMGLSDEKAGYFFSLSMILLMIGRFVGTGLMRIITPYKLLALFAGMNIVMCVIVAQQWGWVSFVALLMINFFFSIMFPTIFSLGLKNLGKHTQQASSFIVMGVVGGGIFPPLMGLIANHNVAAAYYLPIICYIVILLFGYNYPRLAKK
- a CDS encoding LacI family DNA-binding transcriptional regulator codes for the protein MKKLRIKDIADGLNISKTAVSFILNGKAEEKRISEELVERVEKYIQEVGYRPSPIARGLRTGKSHIIGLMVESISDPFFATIARLIENEAYKEGYRIIYCSTDNDTEKTKELINVLKDRSVDGYIISPPPGVEKEVNELIKAGMPVVMFDRYLPKVKTDYVVIDNEPSAENATNYLIKQGYSNIGFITFSSSLTQMKGRLKGYRNALKNEGLKPYVLEIDFTPEEKVMVQTIRDFLVANPKLDAILFGAIQAGSCGLKAMTQLKLKVPEDLAVISFDDHDIFELFATPVTAIAQPIEKIAHKVIGLLLDRLDPEKVSAEPREVVLKTKMKVRGSSVVKNSKKYLGSK